AAAATAAATCTAACTATTAGTTGAAAGATAGGCATAAAAACAGTTACAAAGAAAAACATTGATATAAAAACTCTAAAAAATATATTTGTATTGTTTTTAGAGCTTTTTGATATCTGAAAAATCTTAGTAGCAATAATAATATAAAATATCGATTTTGTGAAAAAAGATACCGTGGAGTATATTGTTATATTTTGAATAACAAATGGATAAAGTAATGTAAAAATAATTAGAAGTAGATTTAGAATACCGTACTCTATAAACAATTTTTTGAAAAGGTCATGATTTTTTTTAGTATTGTTAATACTATCTTTAATATATTTAATATCGTTTAAAGCCTTGTCTTTAATTTCCATCATTAATCACCAACACTTTCTTTTTTAAAGTTACTTTATATTTCAAAGTTATGATATAACAATAAACATTGAAAGTCAATAGGTGTCTGTTGTCATCACAAGGAAGGGGAGATTTTACAAATATTATAAATAAACCTTATGTTTTTATAATAATGATGTTATATAAAAAGTGTTATAATACAATAAGAGCTAACAGGAGGTTATAAGAGTGAAAATAAAAATATTAGTATCTCTGTTGCTTTTGTTTTTGATTACGAGTAGTTGGCTTATCTATAGAGAAAACCCTAATAATAGCTACCGAGCGCCAGGAACATCTGCATCTGCCCATGAAATCAGAATTGATGATCAGTACTATGTTAACAGTATTTCTGCAACATACTCGTCTATTATTTTTGATGATAACGATGGTCATTATAAGAGCTTTACAGATTTGCTTGTTAGATTAAACTGGGCTGACAACTACATAGTAGCCAGCTATCTTGTTGAATTGAATTCTAAAGAATTGAACTATCTTATTCTTAATAAGGATACTCATGAAGTAACAA
This genomic interval from Jeotgalibaca arthritidis contains the following:
- a CDS encoding single stranded DNA-binding domain-containing protein, which codes for MKIKILVSLLLLFLITSSWLIYRENPNNSYRAPGTSASAHEIRIDDQYYVNSISATYSSIIFDDNDGHYKSFTDLLVRLNWADNYIVASYLVELNSKELNYLILNKDTHEVTTYLTINDFKTAMAEKDINLNLKRKHEFDWF